The following coding sequences lie in one Saccharopolyspora hordei genomic window:
- a CDS encoding DUF5914 domain-containing protein, with the protein MTESWLRRYWPRTWPLQPIPRTPWARQEPTYRDARPDLIHSALKRAQARPSGNWYAFAASRDVRSDRPHGCTVAGTELVAWRDEGGKLLVGPGACPHLGAPLAQGRVSDGALLCRWHGLRLSETSDCGWRVLPSHDDGVLAWVRLDRAGGETPTALPHLPERPELDTSVHSVATLVGTCEPRDVIANRLDPWHGAWFHPYSFTRLRVLQTPREDDDRFVVAVTFVVAPGIGVPVHAEFTCPEPRTIVMRIIDGEGVGSVVETHATPLGTGDDGKPRTAVVEAVIARSERPGFAVARAAAPLLRPTMRRAAARLWRDDLAYAERRYRLRARREARAHLRH; encoded by the coding sequence ATGACCGAGAGCTGGCTGCGCCGGTACTGGCCGCGCACCTGGCCGCTGCAACCGATCCCCCGCACGCCGTGGGCGCGGCAGGAGCCGACGTACCGCGACGCCCGCCCGGACCTGATCCACTCCGCTCTCAAGCGCGCGCAGGCCCGGCCCTCCGGGAACTGGTACGCCTTCGCCGCCAGCCGGGACGTCCGCTCCGACCGGCCGCACGGGTGCACCGTGGCCGGGACCGAGCTGGTGGCCTGGCGCGACGAAGGGGGCAAGCTCCTCGTCGGTCCTGGCGCCTGTCCGCACCTGGGCGCCCCGCTGGCGCAGGGGCGGGTGTCCGACGGCGCCCTGCTCTGCCGCTGGCACGGTCTGCGCCTGTCCGAGACCAGCGACTGCGGCTGGCGGGTCCTGCCCAGCCACGACGACGGCGTCCTGGCGTGGGTGCGGCTGGACCGGGCGGGTGGCGAGACGCCCACCGCTCTCCCCCACCTGCCGGAACGTCCCGAGCTGGACACGAGCGTCCACTCGGTCGCCACCCTCGTCGGGACCTGCGAACCCCGGGACGTCATCGCGAACCGGCTCGACCCCTGGCACGGCGCCTGGTTCCACCCGTACTCGTTCACCCGGCTGCGGGTGCTGCAGACCCCGCGGGAGGACGACGACCGGTTCGTCGTGGCGGTGACCTTCGTCGTCGCGCCGGGGATCGGCGTCCCCGTGCACGCGGAGTTCACCTGCCCCGAGCCGCGCACGATCGTCATGCGGATCATCGACGGCGAAGGCGTGGGCAGCGTCGTGGAAACGCACGCCACCCCGCTCGGTACCGGCGACGACGGCAAGCCGCGGACGGCGGTCGTGGAAGCCGTCATCGCGCGGTCGGAGCGCCCGGGCTTCGCCGTGGCCAGGGCGGCCGCGCCGCTCCTCCGGCCGACCATGCGCCGGGCAGCCGCCCGGCTGTGGCGGGACGACCTGGCCTAC
- a CDS encoding zinc-binding dehydrogenase, which translates to METLAAYVTELGPPERIEVGPLPVPDLGPTDVLVRTEALAVNRVDTLVRSGWYPTPTPFPFIIGRDLVGTVTAAGPGAAGFRPGDRVWCNSLGHDGRQGSFAQDVVVAAGRLYHLPDGVDATEAVAVLHPAGTACLGLFREARLGPADTVVVAGGAGGVGSAVVQLAAAAGAHVVATASERDAAWCRSSGARAVVDHHAPDHVDRLRDAVPHGADVYWDTSGHHDLAAIAPLLAPGARVVLTATARPTVDLPARHFYTHDISVHGFVISRATVSELAEAARTINARLADGTLRPRVGARLPLAEAAEAHRRQEAGRTGGRIVVLP; encoded by the coding sequence GTGGAGACGCTGGCCGCCTACGTCACCGAGCTGGGGCCGCCGGAGCGCATCGAGGTCGGGCCGCTGCCGGTGCCGGACCTCGGGCCCACCGACGTGCTGGTGCGCACGGAGGCGTTGGCGGTGAACCGGGTCGACACGCTCGTGCGCTCCGGCTGGTACCCGACCCCGACGCCGTTCCCGTTCATCATCGGCCGGGACCTGGTGGGCACCGTCACCGCCGCGGGCCCCGGCGCCGCCGGGTTCCGCCCCGGGGACCGCGTGTGGTGCAACAGCCTCGGGCACGACGGGCGGCAGGGCTCCTTCGCCCAGGACGTCGTGGTGGCCGCCGGCCGGCTGTACCACCTGCCGGACGGCGTGGACGCCACCGAGGCGGTCGCGGTGCTGCACCCCGCGGGCACGGCCTGCCTGGGGCTGTTCCGCGAGGCGCGCCTCGGTCCCGCGGACACGGTCGTCGTCGCCGGCGGCGCGGGCGGTGTCGGCAGCGCGGTGGTCCAGCTCGCCGCCGCGGCCGGTGCGCACGTCGTCGCCACCGCGTCCGAGCGGGACGCCGCGTGGTGCCGGTCCAGCGGGGCCCGCGCCGTGGTCGACCACCACGCCCCCGACCACGTCGACCGGCTCCGCGACGCCGTGCCGCACGGCGCGGACGTCTACTGGGACACCTCCGGCCACCACGACCTCGCCGCGATCGCGCCGCTGCTCGCCCCCGGGGCTCGGGTCGTGCTCACCGCCACCGCCCGCCCGACCGTCGACCTGCCCGCCCGGCACTTCTACACCCACGACATCAGCGTCCACGGCTTCGTGATCAGCAGGGCCACGGTCAGCGAGCTCGCGGAGGCGGCGAGGACCATCAACGCGCGGTTGGCCGACGGCACGCTGCGGCCCCGCGTCGGGGCGCGGCTGCCCCTGGCGGAGGCCGCCGAGGCCCACCGCAGGCAGGAGGCCGGCCGGACCGGTGGGCGGATCGTCGTCCTGCCCTGA
- a CDS encoding lycopene cyclase domain-containing protein, with the protein MERFEYLLVLAGCLAITAPLEFLGARVYRRPARLARAVLPVALVFVVWDVLAIAAQVWSYDPQYLTGVRLPFALPLEELLFFLVVPVCGLLTYCCVQAMLARRRPRKEAGR; encoded by the coding sequence ATGGAGCGGTTCGAGTACCTGCTCGTGCTCGCCGGGTGCCTGGCGATCACCGCCCCGCTGGAGTTCCTCGGCGCGCGGGTCTACCGGCGGCCCGCCCGGCTGGCGCGTGCGGTGCTGCCGGTGGCCCTGGTGTTCGTCGTCTGGGACGTGCTCGCCATCGCGGCGCAGGTGTGGAGCTACGACCCGCAGTACCTCACGGGTGTCCGGTTGCCGTTCGCGCTGCCGTTGGAGGAGCTGCTGTTCTTCCTGGTGGTGCCGGTGTGCGGGCTGCTGACCTACTGCTGCGTGCAGGCGATGCTGGCGCGCCGGCGTCCGCGGAAGGAGGCCGGGCGGTGA
- a CDS encoding class I SAM-dependent methyltransferase yields the protein MRIGRDGLAREAVPDAFDTGAAAYDRLVGANPGYHAHLRLSAHRMRLPDGGRGLRLLDVGCGTGASTAALLDVAPHAEIIGVDPSPEMLAQARAKPWPASVEFVHARIEDAPAAGVSGPFDGIFAAYAIRNLADPDRGLRLLRSLLRPGAPFAAHEYSVRDSVVATAVWHAVCWSIIIPAGTVLTGSSALYRHLWRSVTSFDGAARFRQRLVDAGFTDVRSATMTGWQRGVVHTFVATTRGDG from the coding sequence ATGAGGATCGGGCGGGACGGACTGGCGCGCGAGGCGGTGCCGGACGCGTTCGACACGGGCGCGGCCGCCTACGACCGGCTCGTCGGCGCCAACCCCGGCTACCACGCCCACCTGCGGCTGTCGGCCCACCGGATGCGCCTGCCGGACGGCGGTCGGGGCCTGCGGCTGCTGGACGTCGGCTGCGGCACCGGCGCCTCCACCGCGGCACTGCTGGACGTCGCGCCGCACGCGGAGATCATCGGGGTCGACCCGTCACCGGAGATGCTGGCGCAGGCCCGGGCGAAGCCCTGGCCCGCGTCGGTGGAGTTCGTCCACGCCCGCATCGAGGACGCGCCCGCCGCGGGGGTGTCCGGGCCGTTCGACGGGATCTTCGCCGCCTACGCGATCCGCAACCTCGCCGACCCGGACCGGGGACTGCGGCTGCTGCGGAGCCTGCTGCGCCCCGGTGCGCCGTTCGCCGCGCACGAGTACTCGGTCCGCGACTCGGTGGTGGCCACGGCCGTCTGGCACGCGGTGTGCTGGTCGATCATCATCCCGGCCGGGACGGTGCTGACCGGCAGCAGCGCGCTCTACCGCCACCTGTGGCGCAGCGTCACCAGCTTCGACGGTGCGGCGAGGTTCCGGCAGCGGCTGGTGGACGCCGGGTTCACCGACGTGCGCAGCGCGACGATGACCGGGTGGCAGCGCGGGGTGGTGCACACCTTCGTGGCGACGACCCGGGGGGACGGGTGA
- a CDS encoding lycopene cyclase domain-containing protein encodes MTGLGYTVPAVLAVVAVCWWELKVLRTGLFDKPAYWVSMVIVLAFQVPVDGWLTKLTAPIVRYAPEHISGLRFPWDIPVEDFLFGFALVTAVLLLWERREGSA; translated from the coding sequence GTGACCGGCCTCGGCTACACGGTCCCGGCCGTCCTCGCGGTCGTCGCGGTGTGCTGGTGGGAGCTGAAGGTGCTGCGCACCGGCTTGTTCGACAAGCCCGCGTACTGGGTCTCGATGGTGATCGTGCTGGCCTTCCAGGTCCCCGTGGACGGCTGGCTGACCAAGCTCACCGCGCCCATCGTGCGGTACGCGCCGGAACACATCAGCGGGCTCCGGTTCCCGTGGGACATCCCGGTGGAGGACTTCCTGTTCGGGTTCGCGCTCGTCACCGCCGTCCTGCTGCTGTGGGAACGCCGGGAGGGGTCGGCATGA
- a CDS encoding FAD-dependent oxidoreductase: protein MNATGPRDPRAVRHLAPRGAAHADLLQRRPRAVVAGAGIAGLTAATGLAERGVEVTVVEREEHLGGRVGAWTERAVDGTALSMSRGFHAFFRQYYNLRALLRRADPALARLRPVEDYPLLDAHGRRDTFRGLPRTPPWNALFFALRSPTFRLPDLLRLDPRAAAPLGSVSVPEVYEELDHVDAETLVRRIGFPPSARHLAFEVFSRSFFAPPREMSAAELATMFHLYFLGSTEGLVFDVPDAAFDTALWEPLRAHLEQRGVRFRTGVEVTGVDRADGGFRVRTGDGEALPADGVVLALDVAGLRSVVTASPELHDREWRERVLGLRTAPPFLVHRLWLDRPVAPDRPPFLATSGRPPLDNISVLNRYEREARAWAARHRGAVVELHAYAAGSGDDGADRVRELRSRLLARMHEVYPETARARTVAESSQWRQDCPLPGLGDFSRRPRVRTPFDGLVLCGDAIRIDLPVALMERAAATGWHAANRLLARWGLAGHELTTVPTRGRHALLRAWAASRKVMR from the coding sequence GTGAACGCCACCGGCCCCCGTGACCCGCGCGCGGTCCGGCACCTCGCGCCGCGGGGCGCCGCGCACGCCGACCTGCTCCAGCGGCGTCCCCGCGCCGTCGTGGCGGGCGCGGGGATCGCGGGCCTGACCGCGGCGACCGGACTCGCCGAACGCGGGGTCGAGGTCACCGTCGTCGAACGCGAGGAGCACCTCGGCGGCCGGGTGGGCGCGTGGACCGAACGCGCGGTGGACGGCACCGCGCTGTCGATGAGCCGCGGCTTCCACGCCTTCTTCCGGCAGTACTACAACCTCCGCGCGCTGCTGCGCCGCGCCGATCCCGCGCTGGCCCGGCTGCGCCCGGTGGAGGACTACCCGCTGCTGGACGCCCACGGCCGCCGCGACACCTTCCGCGGGCTGCCGCGCACGCCACCGTGGAACGCGCTGTTCTTCGCCTTGCGCAGCCCCACCTTCCGGTTGCCGGACCTGCTGCGGCTCGACCCGCGCGCGGCCGCTCCCCTCGGCTCGGTGTCCGTGCCGGAGGTCTACGAGGAGCTCGACCACGTCGACGCCGAGACGCTGGTGCGGCGCATCGGCTTCCCGCCGTCGGCGCGGCACCTGGCGTTCGAGGTGTTCTCCCGCAGCTTCTTCGCCCCACCGCGCGAGATGTCCGCCGCCGAGCTCGCCACGATGTTCCACCTCTACTTCCTGGGGTCGACCGAGGGCCTGGTGTTCGACGTCCCGGACGCGGCGTTCGACACCGCGCTGTGGGAGCCGCTGCGGGCGCACCTCGAGCAGCGGGGCGTGCGGTTCCGCACCGGCGTCGAGGTCACCGGCGTCGACCGCGCGGACGGCGGGTTCCGCGTGCGCACCGGGGACGGCGAGGCACTGCCCGCCGACGGCGTGGTGCTGGCCCTGGACGTGGCGGGCCTGCGCTCGGTCGTCACCGCGTCCCCCGAGCTGCACGACCGGGAGTGGCGCGAGCGGGTGCTGGGGCTGCGCACCGCACCGCCGTTCCTGGTGCACCGCCTGTGGCTGGACCGTCCCGTCGCACCGGACCGGCCCCCGTTCCTCGCGACCAGCGGTCGTCCACCGCTGGACAACATCAGCGTGCTCAACCGCTACGAGCGCGAGGCCCGCGCGTGGGCCGCCCGCCACCGGGGCGCCGTCGTGGAACTGCACGCCTACGCCGCGGGGTCCGGCGACGACGGGGCGGACCGGGTCCGGGAGCTGCGCAGCCGTCTCCTCGCCCGGATGCACGAGGTCTACCCGGAGACCGCCCGCGCGCGGACCGTCGCGGAGTCCTCGCAGTGGCGGCAGGACTGCCCCCTGCCCGGGCTCGGCGACTTCTCCCGGCGTCCCCGGGTGCGCACCCCGTTCGACGGGCTGGTCCTGTGCGGCGACGCGATCCGCATCGACCTGCCGGTCGCCCTGATGGAACGAGCTGCGGCCACCGGCTGGCACGCCGCCAACCGGCTGCTCGCCCGGTGGGGCCTCGCCGGTCACGAGCTCACGACCGTGCCCACGCGCGGCCGGCACGCGCTGCTGCGCGCCTGGGCCGCATCGAGGAAGGTGATGAGGTGA
- a CDS encoding NAD(P)-dependent alcohol dehydrogenase yields MDDRTMQAVLYDRYGGPDVLYVGRVPRPEPGPGEVLVRVRAVSVNGGELAVRSGRLRLLSGRGFPKRVGLDFTGEVAALGTGVTDLVAGERVWGVVGRSSGLGSAAEYVAVPAQRVGRVPDGLDLVEAAALPVATTAITALRDKTRLRPGERLLVRGAAGGVGNAAVQLGRSRGAEVTALARAANHDFVRGLGAHEVFDHRTTRPADLGRFDVVVDTAGTDLLAFRRLLRPGGRMTTIAFDLARPVSSLASIAASTVHGRGRVRFFSGNPTRADLDDLARHVVEGRLAPAVDTVFPLEEAAAAHRALEHGGVQGKHVIRVA; encoded by the coding sequence ATGGACGACCGCACGATGCAGGCAGTGCTCTACGACCGCTACGGCGGCCCGGACGTGCTCTACGTGGGCCGCGTGCCACGACCCGAGCCGGGCCCCGGCGAGGTCCTCGTGCGCGTGCGCGCGGTCAGCGTCAACGGCGGTGAACTGGCGGTGCGTTCCGGTCGTCTCCGCCTCCTCAGCGGCCGGGGGTTCCCCAAGCGCGTCGGCTTGGACTTCACCGGCGAGGTCGCCGCGCTGGGGACCGGGGTCACGGACCTGGTGGCCGGCGAGCGCGTGTGGGGAGTCGTGGGGCGCTCCTCCGGTCTCGGCAGCGCGGCCGAGTACGTGGCCGTGCCCGCCCAGCGGGTCGGCAGGGTGCCCGACGGCCTCGACCTGGTGGAGGCCGCCGCGCTGCCGGTGGCCACGACGGCGATCACCGCCCTGCGGGACAAGACCCGGCTGCGCCCGGGGGAGCGGTTGCTCGTCCGGGGCGCGGCGGGCGGCGTCGGCAACGCCGCCGTCCAGCTCGGACGGTCCCGCGGCGCCGAGGTGACGGCCCTGGCCCGCGCCGCCAACCACGACTTCGTCCGCGGTCTCGGCGCGCACGAGGTCTTCGACCACCGGACCACGCGGCCGGCGGACCTGGGCCGCTTCGACGTGGTCGTGGACACCGCGGGGACCGACCTGCTCGCGTTCCGGCGCCTGCTGCGTCCCGGCGGGCGCATGACCACCATCGCCTTCGACCTGGCGCGGCCCGTCTCGTCGCTCGCCTCCATCGCGGCCAGCACGGTCCACGGGCGCGGCCGGGTGCGCTTCTTCAGCGGCAACCCCACGCGGGCCGACCTCGACGACCTCGCCCGCCACGTGGTCGAGGGCCGCCTGGCTCCCGCGGTGGACACGGTCTTCCCGCTGGAGGAGGCCGCGGCGGCGCACCGCGCGCTGGAGCACGGCGGTGTCCAGGGCAAGCACGTGATCAGGGTGGCGTGA
- a CDS encoding phytoene/squalene synthase family protein, which translates to MSSALDAAGITDPRLRAAYLLCRRINARHGKTYYLATRLLAPCQRPAVHALYGFARWADDVVDHAGGHPDERAARLDAVSRELFAGLDRGHSDHPVIAAVLDTARRYGIRRSLFEDFLRSMRMDLTVTEYPDRRALDVYVRGSAEAIGLEMLPVLGTVCDEEDAAPHAAALGKAFQLTNFLRDVAEDLDLGRVYLPADELAAFGVDRDLLLWCRQHGRTDPRVRAALADQHATTRAIYRFARDGIPLLHPLSRPCIGTALVLYSEILDQIEASDFAVFAHRARVGHLRRARVATAGLVQVLRLRSRARGARHLPAATRRWA; encoded by the coding sequence ATGAGCAGCGCCCTGGACGCCGCCGGGATCACCGACCCGCGCCTGCGGGCGGCGTACCTGCTCTGCCGCCGGATCAACGCCCGGCACGGCAAGACCTACTACCTCGCGACCCGGTTGCTCGCGCCCTGCCAGCGCCCGGCGGTGCACGCGCTCTACGGCTTCGCCCGCTGGGCCGACGACGTCGTCGACCACGCCGGCGGGCACCCCGACGAGCGGGCGGCGCGGCTGGACGCCGTGTCCCGGGAGCTGTTCGCCGGCCTGGACCGCGGCCACAGCGACCACCCGGTCATCGCCGCCGTCCTCGACACCGCGCGGCGCTACGGCATCCGCCGGTCCCTGTTCGAGGACTTCCTGCGGTCCATGCGCATGGACCTCACGGTGACCGAGTACCCCGACCGGCGGGCGCTCGACGTCTACGTCCGCGGCTCGGCGGAGGCGATCGGCCTGGAGATGCTGCCGGTGCTGGGCACCGTGTGCGACGAGGAGGACGCCGCGCCCCACGCGGCCGCGCTGGGCAAGGCCTTCCAGCTCACCAACTTCCTGCGCGACGTCGCCGAGGACCTCGACCTCGGTCGCGTCTACCTGCCCGCCGACGAGCTCGCCGCGTTCGGCGTGGACCGCGACCTGCTGCTCTGGTGCCGGCAGCACGGGCGCACCGATCCCCGGGTCCGAGCCGCCCTGGCGGACCAGCACGCGACCACCCGGGCGATCTACCGCTTCGCCCGCGACGGCATCCCGCTGCTGCACCCGCTGTCGCGGCCCTGCATCGGCACCGCACTGGTGCTGTACTCGGAGATCCTGGACCAGATCGAAGCATCCGACTTCGCGGTGTTCGCGCACCGGGCCAGGGTCGGCCACCTCCGCCGCGCGCGGGTCGCCACGGCCGGCCTGGTGCAGGTGCTGCGGCTGCGCAGCAGGGCGCGGGGTGCGCGGCACCTCCCCGCTGCGACTCGGAGGTGGGCGTGA
- a CDS encoding TetR/AcrR family transcriptional regulator, with translation MAEPSRIPARDGVRADARRNRERILTAARAVFAERGIDAPMATVARRAGVGVATLYRHFPTRDALVRGAYAHQVETCSRALTDALADPDPWRGFRHLVETVCALHREERGFPAAFLAAFPESTSEHGHRAEQDLKALVRRAQAAGALRPDFHPSDIAVVLLAHCGLVAALPDDAAASRRLVAYLLQSFRADAATAPLPLPSGLTLPGLLTAVGDPGRRPPA, from the coding sequence ATGGCCGAACCCTCTCGGATCCCAGCCCGCGACGGGGTGCGGGCGGACGCCCGCCGCAACCGGGAACGCATCCTCACCGCCGCCCGCGCGGTGTTCGCGGAACGCGGGATCGACGCCCCGATGGCGACCGTGGCCCGGCGGGCCGGGGTCGGCGTGGCGACGCTGTACCGGCACTTCCCGACCCGCGACGCCCTGGTGCGGGGCGCGTACGCGCACCAGGTGGAGACGTGCTCGCGGGCGCTCACCGACGCGCTGGCCGATCCTGACCCGTGGCGGGGCTTCCGGCACCTGGTGGAGACGGTCTGCGCCCTGCACCGGGAGGAACGCGGGTTCCCCGCGGCCTTCCTCGCCGCCTTCCCGGAGAGCACGTCGGAGCACGGGCACCGAGCCGAGCAGGACCTCAAGGCGTTGGTGCGCAGGGCCCAGGCGGCGGGCGCGCTGCGGCCCGACTTCCACCCGTCCGACATCGCCGTGGTCCTGCTGGCGCACTGCGGTCTGGTGGCGGCCCTGCCGGACGACGCGGCCGCGTCCCGGCGCCTGGTGGCCTACCTGCTCCAGTCGTTCCGCGCCGACGCCGCCACCGCACCGCTGCCGCTGCCGAGCGGGCTGACGCTGCCCGGTCTCCTGACCGCGGTCGGCGATCCCGGGCGCCGGCCCCCGGCCTGA